caacggctacttcgcgagtaaaatcataaaaacgcttaagtctcgatacggcccaaagagggtccgaattgcggacaacggcccatctatggtcccaaaagacttgagccCAAAGACTGGTATGACGGCTTATCTCATCCtcgggaagagataaatgtcaaatttccgaagataatcacaaagaagaaggaaatatggaaaaacccgcttcgcgacaaatccggcccaagaagaggtaaaccgacctaaggaggagtatataaggaagTCCTAGGACGAAGAGAGATGAGAGCACATCGGagcaacttagcacttagagcaatttaggcatctttttccgtttttactaatcgatctgcgactcaactagtttagatttaggtcgctagactagcgaacgtaccgacagctcttgtagccttggtctttacttgttgttcacgctcaaacgcgaattcggaaataagatcctcttattctctttttctgcttattttcattttattctttcatattgatcGTGTCGTGTGTGACCCAGCAGATAACCgagaccttcagggaaggctaggttaatttgggtttcctccgattaacaaaactcgacgttgtgaattttggttcccacaccGCCTTGGCCCTAGTTTCTTCTTCCATACAGATGAAGTTGTTGGATCGGTCGATAGCATCTGGCACGGATCTCGTCCGATGCCGGTAGAGGTCAGCTCGGAACAGTGATTTAATATGGAGGGTGTTCATCAAAGATTCTACAGCTATGTGGTCTGGTACGTCGACCTTCGAGAAGACAGATTTAAACTTCTCCATGAAATCCCTCAGGCTTTGCCCATTCGCAGGGTTGAGATTCCAGAGATCTATGGCGGTGGCTTCCTGACAAGTAAACATGATATAGTTCTTGAGGAAAGCCGTCGAGAGGTCGTGAAAGCTGCTGACGGAGTTCTCTTGGAGGCCAGTGAACCAGTTGAGAGCAATTCCTTCTAGGGCTTCGACGAAAAGCTGACAAAAGCCGGCGTCTTTTTCTTCGTTAGAGAGGTTTGCGCGTCGCATCGCAATGTTGAAGGATGTGACGTGGGCAGAAGGGTCGGAAACACCGTCGAAGGTCGGAAGATGGAGCTTTTCCATCTTTCGGAGTCGAACCTtcgttattttttttgtgaacgGTGTCCGGAGAGATTCTGCGAGGACACACTCGATATATGGAGCGGACGTCGTTACGTTGTGAATCTTGGAGTTTATATCGAGCACTGTTTGCTTTAACACGGCGAGTTCGTTTATGGTCTGTGCGTAAAGACCTTCAGGGGTTTGAACCGTATCGCCGTCGTTGACGTCTTGATCTTCAGCGTGCGCCGGTGTCGCGCCAGTCGCTCTATCTGTATTAAACAGATGTCTTCGGTACTGCACTGTCGAGGCTTCCACGTTCGCAGCGATAGAGGCTAAGATTTTTGCGAGCGCCGCGATTTGGTCGGTCGCCGCCTTCTGGGCTGCGTCCTGCTGTGCAAGGCGCCGGAGTCGCAGGAAAGGCCGTAGGCGTCGTTTTGGGAGCTTCACGCTCTTCTCCAGAGGAAGAGCCGTTGTTGCTCGTCGCCATCTTGTTGACGTTACTTTGCTAGATGTCCCACGGTGGGCGGCAACTGTTTGATCGGGAAACGGACTAAATGAGGGAACGTTCGGTTTTAAATGTGGGTtaagcaaagacgtcttattgatGGTCGGCAAAGCGTTTCGTCGGTTACAAGGAAAGGAAATGCGTAAAGGAAAGGGTGCCGGAGCTCGAAGAGCTTTACCGAAAGATACGACACTGCAAGATAATAAAGGTAAAACACTAATTTAGCCGCCAAGTATGTGTGAGTGATTTAGGATCCTCTTTACGTCGCACCCTCCTCTCCTTATATAACTGACCTAATGTTCTTTTGTGACCTAGCTCGCGTCGTCTTCGTGGGCTTTTAACTTGTTGGGCCGAGGAATTCTCGTTGCTTCTTGGCTCCGCCGAGCCGCATGCGTTTAGTCGATGTGTGATCGACCAAAAGCACTCTCGCGTCGCGCCAAGGGGTCGGCGCTTCAAGCCGTCAAGCCGAGCTATTGCTGTGCCTTATACGGGCCGGGCCGTCTATTCTTCGGGCCTTGGGGGATGGTCGAATCCAGCCCTTACAACTATGGTCTGTCTCGGGTTCTTCTCGATCAAAGTTAGTTCGGGCTTAACCATCAGTCTTGGCTTGGCGAGTGGTGCGGGGAAGACGGACTTCGGGTTGGTCGGTTCGATCGTCTGGACGTGGTTCCAGCCTTAGCTCCTTTCTGGACTTACGCATGTCGATCCGGTACACAGCTTTGTCAGTTGCGCGAACCTCGAAATGAACTGATCGTTCTGAGCTCCATCCTGGACTGGTTCCATGTAGTGATCTATGTACTGAGGCGCATCACCACTCTAGCGGCAGAAGCCTAGCGCTCAGAGCCTGAAGGGCTGGTTACTACTGGCCCACGATGTCCGCGGATGCCGACAGACAAGCCAAGCACTGCGGCCAATGCCAAAGGCACGCTCCAGTCTCCAAGCTTCCCCCGGAGAACCTCAAATCCATAAGCTCACCATGGCCCTTCAGAAAGTGGGGCATGGACATAGTAGGGAAATTCCCAATGGCGCCGGGGCAGAAGGTCTTCCTTCTGATAGTCACTGACTACTTCTCCAAGTGGGTTGAAGCAGAGGCACTCAGCCGCATAACAGATCTCCAGATCCTCAAGTTCCTGTGGACCTATGTAATCACTCGCTTCGGGGTCCCCCACGAGATCGTCACCGACAATGGACCCTAGTTCACGAGCcacaacttcaaggagttctgcAAGGACTGGGGCATAAAACTAACCTTCGCCACACCTCGACACCCCAAGTCTAACGGACAAGCTGAATCCACGGACAAAACAGTGGTCAACATGCTTAAAAAGCGATTGGAGGGCTCTCACGGGAAGTGGACGTAGGAACTACACGGACTCCTCTGGGCCTACCAGACCACTCTTAAAACAGAAACAGGGGAAACCACCTACTCGCTAGTCTACAGCTCTGAGGCCATTGTACCTACAGAGATGCACGTAAGAACAACGGTCTCCGGATCTACCTCTCAGGAGGAGAATAATGAGCTGATGGCGCTAAGCCTCGACCTGCTCGACGAAAAGAGAGAGGCTGCTCGACTAAGAAACTGGTCCTACCAGCAAGACGTCGCCATGACGTACAACAAGAAAGTCAGAACCAGAACCTTCCAGCAAGGGGACTGGGTTCTACGACGAGCAGAATAAACAACAGGGAAACTCACCCCAGGGTGGGAAGGACCTTATAAGGTTATCGAGGTGAGGAGAGTAGGCGCCTACATGCTGCAAGATAGCAAAGTTAAAATACAACCCAACTGCTGGAACGCCCTGCACCTCAAAGCCTATCATTTTCAATACGGTCTCCGGATCATGATTTATATACTACTATAAActatttaagcattatgatttcctactcctatgtatgctaaacgtctccggacaaaccttataataaaatagttccggCTATAAAAGCAGAGGGGAAATCAttatacttaaaggggcatacgagctatcaggtctccagagacctctgatcctggccaaccctcaCAAAAGTGGCACGACCACAGTGGCACACCCACAATGAATCAaaacgggtatgagacataaagcaggaatgaatgggtatgcgcaagcctgagtatgctgtcaaaactacctaaaacccatgtgcagcctaaggcgcatcggggtccccagagtaccaatgtgaaaattacatgtattaaaacgccACGAGCAACACGATACAGGGAACACATGGTATATACTCattgcaaaagtactgtgaAATACATGGAGCAATCTAAATcctgcttctccagacgtggaaagcagcgtaagcctggcacttgggtcataacacccacaccagcaccctctaagcctgtcagtgacttcctgcagaagtagaatacagcataggaactcgatagtggccagcttccgAGCGGCAGAATGCGAAATCCAAACAGGTACCGGTAGTAGTCTTGCCTAGGAAGATGGAGTACGGTCCCTGCGAATATCAAAACCTTTCGGGTTCCCAAGGAACTCCGGGTCCTTATGCGAGCCCCCAATCTAAAGAGGAAACCCAAGGTTCCCCAAACGATTTCGGGTCCTACAcataaaatctaaggaagaaccttCGGGTTCCTCCATAGTCTCCAAGTTCCAATCAAAAGATCTCAGGATCTAAGGAAGAACCTTCGGATACCTATTTGGCCTcagggttccaaagataaaagaaattAGAACCTCTAGGCGGCCTAGGGCGCATCGGGGTCATTACAACTTCAAAGAACCTCCAGGTTCCAAACAACGATCTCCGGATCCAAACCTCTGGGTTCCAACATGGCCTCAAGGGCCCAATACGATTCTAGCAATAAGGATAGGACCCCTGTGCAGCCTAGGGTGCATCGGGGTCGTTACATCCCTAAAGAACCTCTGGGTTCCCATACGACCTCAAGGTCTTAGTGCACCAGGGTCCCGATACGTTCTCCGGATCTAAGGAATAACCCTGCACTCTTATGCAACCTCAGGGTCCAATCACAACCACAtaaacctccgggttccaaccaTGATCTCCGGATCTGACTAGTGAATCTCCGGATTCCTACATTGCCTCCATGCCCCAGTCTCGGTCCCAGGACCTAGAGAAAAGACCTCCGGGTCCCAGATAACAGACCGTGTGGTCTGATAGGGACCTCCGGGTCCCAAACGCGATCTAAGGATCCAAGAAGAGCCTCTGCGCCTTCGTCTCCGATGATCCCTGGGTCTCCATGCAACCTCCAGATTACAAGATCCTATCATTCAACCTAGAAAAAAATAGGGATCATAGACTACAAAGTCCCACCTCGATCGAGAAACAGGCGAAACAATATTTTCCGAGAGAAAAAAGCATGCAGGAGCGAAGTAACAGCAAGGAGTAAATAAAAGGGTAAAACATGAAGCATCATTATTCATAAAGTCAAGGAGCGGGCTATAAAGAGCCTTTATTCAAAACGAAAGCAACAAAAAACCAAAGCCTCAAAAGATATATCAGAAAGAAGGTCCCTCCGAGAATCGCGACCCTATAACTGATCTTGGGGTTGCAGCCTGGGGGAGACTCTCCGATCAATGGTTGAACCCTCCAGATAAAAACAGGTGACGCCGATATTCTTCTTCCGGCTTCCAATGATCTACGCGCTTCTCCAGCCATTCCTTCATAAGCTCCCACCTAGCCGAAGCTCTCACTTGTTGAATCAATAGGTCCCGGCAAGCCATCATGTCTCGCACTTGACCACGGAGAAGGAATACCTCGCTAGTCAATCTTTGATGAGCATCTGCCAGAAGGTCCCAGTTAGGCATAATCTCGGTGCTTGTCGACAAGATAGAAGATAGACCCCCGACCGATAAAGCGGCCGTCACTAGTCTTGGTTGAGGAGTATAAGAAAGACGCCACTTATGCGCTTTAACCTTCTGATACTCGTCATAAATAACCGATACCGGAGACCTTGCCACATTccctaaagaaaaaaatatatgcataCATGCGAAACAAAACAAGACAGAGTCCTATCCGACAGAAAGGGAAGGCTTACCAAGATGCGACTATGACGTAAGGCCTCCCTGCTCACCAGAAAAGTCACCCAGTGGAATCGCCGGGGAATTACCATTATAAGTTTCGCCACTGCTTCTCCAGCAAAGGAAACCGGGCGAGACACATCTGACAAAGCAAAAGCTAAAACGTCAGGATCAAGCCACGAAAGGATggtaagttacaaaaaaaaaacttacccaCAGTGCGCCAAGACGTAGGGTAACCCACTGGCTCCTGAATCTTCACGAACATGTACCGGCTGTTCCAACCATCCCCAAAGGGGTGATTACCTCTAACACCCCTCGAAGGTTCCTCGACCAAAGGGCGCCGTCACGTGATCGAAGATGCTGGAACCCATCCTTGTTCGCCAAAGGAGCAAAGTAATAAGAGTATAAAATCTCATGCACCTTGATGGAAAATCCATGAAGTTCTCCATGTACTTGGATAGACATTAAAGTCCTCCAGGTTAGGGGAGTAAGTTGAGAAGGACTGAAACCGAAGAAAGATGACACTTCTTCTATAAGAGAAGGAATAACACCCCGGAAGCCTACTTCCAGGTACGCTTCATAGACAGTCACCTCACCCGCTCCGCCATCTGGAGCGCGTTCGAATTCGGTCGGACTCCTcatccccactgaaggatgaaTCAAGTACTTCCTCCTTATGTTATCCAGGTCCCCCTCTCGGATCTCAGAACGGGGACCGTCATCAAAGAAATAAGAACGAAGCCTTCTCAGGGGCGCCATCGGAACCGCTTCACTATCAGCCTCTGGAACATTCCCCCAAGATGGAACGGGGGATGAGAAAGGGTCGGTGAAAGGACGACGCGGCCTTGCACGACCACCCACAAGCGAGGACAGAAACGAGAGCGGCTCGGGATTCATCTTTCTCAGCTAAGAATCAGCGCTAGAGTTAGGTTGGGGCCAGCTAGGAACTATCGTGAGTCTCTATTTATATCTGGATCGTTCCCTTTTCCGTGGGGTCAGAAAAGTAAATAAGGATGTTTCCAAATATCGTAAAGAATCCATGATTTAAAGAATGAACGGCGAAAAGGAAACCCGATCTCTGCAGAAAAAGGGAGAATACTTCCCACAAAAAAGGAAAGCGCTCGCTTTTGGAGGAATAAAAAGAGCGTCTAGTATCATCAAACCGTACGGGTCCCAGCCCCCCGTTCTATCCTCTGCACGTCAGTACATGCAGTTCCTCCTTGGGGAACATCAGAGCCCCAGGCTCCACCGTCTCCAAAACATCATTAGAAGCCCAGAGCTCCCCGTCCTCGGCGAGAATTAGCGGTCCAAATAGCACCAGACCCCGGTCTGACGTAGGGGAAACTGATCATCCCCCGGGTTTATAGTACGGTTCCGACCTGAGTGGAACCCAGGATCGCGGGATTATTGGAGCGATGTCCTGCCTAAGGGAAGCCTGttgagaatgagcaactccggttgacttgagtgcacaggttattctcCGAGTGCGATGACGAAATCgagcaataaggggcaaactattggaaaaaaatactcaggtattgaatttcTCCAGACCCCTGGCAGGACACCGGCCTATGGATCCCCGCTGGAAAGAACCCCGGTTCCCAGGATCCCCACTAAAAGGAACCCCGGTTCCCCGCAATGGAGTTTTCCGGGTCCAGTCCCAGGATCACCCCATTCCCCCgggaaatggaaaacttccgataaggagaaccttccatattttcgaatatggaagagtttaacctactccaaccgactaaggcccgccttaggaagactatataaagggaacctaaaccctaaagcaagaGATCGACACTTggagacttagagattagagctaggcggctagaactagggttcttactcaaaTTGTTGTAGTTCCTgctctttgatctaataaaacgtctcttTCCACCTTCTTCTTTATAAACATTCAGGAAATCCATACAAATACCAGTCTTGTCCATcgttccgtagtactcacaaagatcctacacaaaaatcccctaacagaaGGGATGCTGAGAACCGCTTACTCCAGCAATTGGAACGCACTTGTTGTGCTGTTGTTAAACTCATCGTGGGATAGAAAGAAGAGATTTTGCGTTGCTTATACCTTTCAAGCAACAATATATGCAATATGGAGAGAGAGGAATATGAGAAGACATGGGGAACAGCCTATGGCTGGGCTTGCCATTAAGAAGACCATCGAGAAGCGAATTCATAACAAACTCAGTCTGGTAAGAGCAAAAGGAGGCAAATGAGTGACTgatattttacagttttggtttAGCACAAGAATGTAAATAAAAGTTTAGATCACAGGAAGTAGTAGTAGACGAAAAGTAGAAGGTTTAAACTCATGAAGCACTTGATGTACAAAgattttttatgaataaaatttagcattcattcaaaaaaaaatgtacattATTACATTGAAATCAAATGAATAAATGAGCTCTTCTCCTCCAAATGTTCATTGATGCTTCTACTCTATTTGCCATCTCCGCAATAGCATGTTCAGATGAAAGATCTACTGACTTAGAAAGTAATCTGCTGAGAAGTTATCAGACATGATGTTTATATAAAGGAAAACTCCAAGACATGGTCTCCTGTTCTATTAGacaaaacaattttattatactttttgGAAGAGCTTCAAGGTATGCTTGTGGAACTTCCATTTCAGCTAAAGCAATTCTGTTGATTGACACACACGCTTTCAAGATTTGGTTAGTGAAATCACGAGTGTGGTCTAGCTTCTTCCTAGACTGCTCAGAGAGTCCATCAGATGGCACACGTGGCAGAGGAAGCCACCATTTATCTCCATCTTCACGGAATGAGCTGGAGAAACTCCTTCACCAGAACCTGATATATCTTCACAACGCAGTAGTTTCGCCATCCTCTCTTTCAACAACTCCACTTCTGCACACAGACACTATTAAAATGTCAAAACTATTTTACGAAACAGAGAGATTGATtttaacaaaagtttcaaaaaaaaaagagattgatTTTAACAAACCTGAAGTCTCTGTTCTGATGCTATTAAACCCAAAGGTATTGACTTTGGTCGGAgttttcatcttcatcttcttccctgaACTTGAGACTGTTTATCAGTGAAAACTCAGAAGAAGAGAAGCTTAAATCCTACACCACCCTTTGAAGAAACATAAAACCAAGAGTTAGACCAATAGGAGGTTAAACACATAGATCCATGGGAAGTAGacagaaaaattaaaaaggagAAAAACAGTTACTTTCTCTCAGGAAAACAAACTTACAAACAAACCGGAGATTCCTCTTCTTCTTACCCTAACCCCCAAATCCAATTAAATTCAAAGTGAATATATGAAAAAGTCCAAAACCATGAGAGATTAAGACGACAACAAATCAAGCGGATCCTGATAATTCGCAGGTAGCTTCTTCTCCCATACGGAATCCGACGAAGCAGCGACGGTTAAGACCAGTGAGGTTGCAAGTCTCCGGCAGCGTTAGGGGTGCGAGAAAAGAGGGATTGAAGAAagagaaaattgaaaaatatcttCTTGTTTGGAAAAGTATAACTTTGGTTTATTCCTCTTAGTCGTTTGGCAATGTATTTTACTAAGTTCTAGTTGCAATTCGGTAATGTttcagaaataaataaaaataaaaagtttctaCCAATGAAATTATAAGGATTTTTCTCAAACTTCGTATGAATTACACGTCAGCATAACTCAGTAAAGTGACTTTTTAATTAACCTATAAGAAGATTTAAGATATATGATCATAATTGTTTATGTATTTGTAATTTTGaattgtttatataattatatagacGTTGGCTCGGAACAATTATTATTACAACCGTAGTGTTGTGAACAAAGGTAAAATCGTGTGTGTTTCTCTGTCTTATTActcaatcaaagtgttcccttatataggggttacaaggaatagataaaaggaaagagtacaaatcattatcctaaaggaaaaaggaaaacctcttaaagataaacatgaaagagaaaagaaaactaTCCTATGTCTAAGGTCGGCCACTCTCTCTCCCTTTGggccgccgactctctctctctccatgggCCACGGTTTGGCCATTTGGTTactagcaatccacattgttcataacactcccccttggatgctagaaccatatgggctcgtatcatgcacgatgttgcctcgttaaaacctctctaggaaaaaccaaaaacccaaggtgggaaaaatggaaaccgtagacaagaaaaagagtacaacgcatgacactccccctgatgaaggcatcactgaagatccttcagccggcgcatacctatctgatgaaccagcttcctgaatGTTGAGGTCGAcagagacttggtgaaaaggtcggctgagttgtcgCTGGATCGGACTTGAACTACTTGAACCTCCTTCGCCTTCTGCAAGTCGTGGGTGAAAAAGAACATGGGCAGGATGTGTTTTGTCCTGTCTCCtttgatgtatccttccttgagctgagcaatgcacgctgcATTGTCCTTGTAGATGATCATTGGCTCCTCCTTCTCTTGTCCCACGGCCATACCACTCTCTTTTAagacatggccggtcatgttccttaACCAAACAAGCTCACGGCTTgcctcatacatggctatgatctcggcgtgATTAGATGATGTAGCAACTAAGGATTGCTTTGTTGAACAACAGCATATTGCGGCTCCACTGTGTGTAAACACATATCCTGTttgagatctagcctggtgtgggtcagataagtacccagcatctgcatatccgaccaagttctctcctggccggttggtatagaacaaaccgagatcttttgttccttgcagatacctgaacagatgtttcactccgttccaATGCCTTAAGGTCGGACATGAACCAAATCTAGAtagtaagctcacggcaaaacttatgtccggtctagtatgactagctaAGTATattaaggccccaatggcac
This genomic stretch from Brassica napus cultivar Da-Ae chromosome C9, Da-Ae, whole genome shotgun sequence harbors:
- the LOC125592629 gene encoding uncharacterized protein LOC125592629, with product MYEASRELVWLRNMTGHVLKESGMAVGQEKEEPMIIYKDNAACIAQLKEGYIKGDRTKHILPMFFFTHDLQKAKEVQVVQVRSSDNSADLFTKSLSTSTFRKLVN